AGTTTCCAAACGGTTTCTCTTTCTTTTGAATGATATCATAAAAGCCCGTACCATTTTTCTTACACCAGTTTTTTCCAGGGTGACTCTTTATCCAATCTAAGACATACTCACAATAATCGTCGGACTTAGGAAAGGTGCTGTCGAATTTTTTGCAATAATTCACTTCTTTTTCCAATGAGTGTATTAGCGTATCTAATTCCGACATTGAGACATCTCCCTTTCGTTTTTTCAAACAACAGGATTTACTTAGGCTTATATCTGTACGTTTCGAGACGCTCACTGCAAACTTTTCTTTCGTCATCGGTGAACAAAGATACGTACTTTTCTCGGAGGATCAAAGCCTCGACTGACAAATTTAGTTTGCCAGCCTCATACAACTTCGTAAACCCATCCGACGGTGCGTCTTTCGAGATTAGTATTTTGGCAGCTTCATAACCACCTTTTTCGCTCACCATCTGTAAAAATCTTGTGGCGTTATACTTAGCTTCTTTTTTAGCCTGTATGTACACGTTGACCATATCTTCATGAAATTGCTTTCTCAAATCCATAAAACCATGTCCTCCTATAATCTGGACACTGCCTCATATTTTGGCCTAGCGGAATGATGGCAGGTTCGATAAATCACAACCACTAGAGATCTGTTGGTCTGCAAGTTTGTTTAGCCAGTGCAATCCCAGTTTTGATAGCTTAGGATTCCATCATGACGTAGTATTTGGTGTTGTCTTTGTCAAGTAGGCGGATGGTTGAGGGGACGTAGCCGTTGAGGTAGGGTTTGGTGGAGCCGAAGGGGGAGCCTCCATAATTTGTACCGCCAGAACCCGTATCGTCGTCGGCTAAGCAAGGTGTAGAAGAAAACGCAATAAAAATAGTTACCAGTAGACCTATAAATTGTTTTTTCACGATATCACCTACTGCGGAGGACGTACAGTAAGAGTGCCTTGTGTAAATACAGTGTTGTTATTTGTGTTAGTTAAGCCTGCAACGCTCTGACCTACAAGACTTCCTGTATAAAGGGATTCATCTTGATTATAATGTCCATAAGCTTTTTCGTTAGAGGGGCTCTTCCCCGGTCCCGCGAACCACACAAACTTTTCGCCTGTGTACATCACCATGAACTGGCTGCCTTCGGCTCCCTCGAAACCACGAATTAATAAACCCGCTTGTTGGGTTTCGGGATCTACATAGTAGAGCATGTTTTGTTCGGGGATGCCCCATAGCTTGAGGTATTCAGGGACATTGACCATCCAGCCGCCCCGTGGGTCTTGTACGATGATGTTGGGGTGGGTGTCTTTACTGATGGTAAGGGAAGTCGGGAGGTTTGAAGGCTTTTTGGCTTTGGCAGGTACCTTCTTCCAGGTGACGACAGTGACTTCTTGTGTATCGGGGTTGTAAAAGGCTTCATCACCCAGGGCTTGTACCACGCTACGCAGGGGGACAAAGAGGCGATCGCTAGTGATTTCGGGGGCGACGACATCTGGCATACCGATGCCACCCGAGCTGACGATTTTGTTGCCGGTGCGAAGTTCTACTTTGTCAGTTGCACCTGCCGCGTCTTGCCTAGCCACCTTAGCACCTTGACCGTTGGGCAACGGAGTGACCCCGCTATCCGCTACGCCCATGGCGTAGGCGGTGTAGCGAACAGGCATCATCGTGCGGCCATCCTTGAGATAAGGGGCGACATCCATTTGACGCTGTTCACCGTTGATCGTGTAGGCGGTGCTGCCGATTTGGAACTTGCTGATCATCAATTGATCTGCTGGCGTTTGAGCAGCCGAAGCAGGTCCTATAAAGGATGTTGCTGCTAACGTTAGTACTACTGTTGGAGCTACCATCCTTATAAGAGGTAACTTGAAGCCCATCCATTTTCCTCCTATGCAGAAACTCACTCCTTTTTTCGACAGTACAATATCCATATCCTTCAATGGGATGGGCTGTTGTGGGGAAAATAAAAGCGTGACCCAGCGTTAAGGGCCACGCTTTTTTGTTGCTAACGTACATTAGAAC
Above is a genomic segment from Heliomicrobium gestii containing:
- a CDS encoding stalk domain-containing protein; this encodes MGFKLPLIRMVAPTVVLTLAATSFIGPASAAQTPADQLMISKFQIGSTAYTINGEQRQMDVAPYLKDGRTMMPVRYTAYAMGVADSGVTPLPNGQGAKVARQDAAGATDKVELRTGNKIVSSGGIGMPDVVAPEITSDRLFVPLRSVVQALGDEAFYNPDTQEVTVVTWKKVPAKAKKPSNLPTSLTISKDTHPNIIVQDPRGGWMVNVPEYLKLWGIPEQNMLYYVDPETQQAGLLIRGFEGAEGSQFMVMYTGEKFVWFAGPGKSPSNEKAYGHYNQDESLYTGSLVGQSVAGLTNTNNNTVFTQGTLTVRPPQ